The following are encoded in a window of Amycolatopsis lexingtonensis genomic DNA:
- a CDS encoding CinA family protein, with amino-acid sequence MEARELVAALTARGETVAAAESLTAGLVCATLATVPGASAVLRGGLVVYATELKTALAGVAADLLAEHGAVHPEVAAQLAEGARDRCGSTWGLGLTGVAGPSAQDGVEPGTVHVGLAGPGTRTVRTLGLSGDRDLIRTRSVQAAFALLGEHLT; translated from the coding sequence GTGGAGGCGCGGGAGCTGGTCGCGGCCCTGACCGCGCGCGGCGAGACCGTGGCCGCGGCCGAGTCGCTGACCGCGGGGCTGGTCTGCGCGACCCTCGCGACGGTGCCGGGAGCGAGCGCCGTCCTGCGCGGTGGTCTCGTGGTCTACGCCACCGAGCTGAAGACCGCCCTGGCCGGGGTGGCCGCGGACCTGCTGGCCGAGCACGGCGCCGTCCACCCGGAGGTCGCCGCCCAGCTGGCCGAAGGCGCCCGCGACCGGTGCGGATCGACCTGGGGCCTCGGGCTCACCGGCGTGGCGGGTCCATCGGCACAGGACGGGGTCGAGCCCGGCACCGTGCACGTCGGGCTGGCCGGGCCGGGAACACGCACAGTCCGTACGCTGGGCTTGAGCGGGGATCGCGACTTGATCAGGACCCGATCGGTCCAAGCCGCGTTTGCCCTGCTCGGGGAACATCTGACGTGA
- a CDS encoding helix-turn-helix domain-containing protein, whose amino-acid sequence MTVLLREAIGDRLRHARTNQRRTLRDISRAARVSLGYLSEVERGQKEASSELLASICQALDLPLGELLHNVAADVSALDNVEVAPVDERIVEGAPREKRGAEASAAGIEGGRLMSELIGNDLADLRVSPAPRMNTTLRTTIGQPKLASTIAA is encoded by the coding sequence ATGACCGTGCTGTTGCGTGAGGCGATCGGTGATCGGCTCCGTCATGCCCGCACCAACCAGCGTCGTACGCTGCGCGACATCTCCCGCGCCGCCAGGGTCAGCCTCGGCTACCTCTCGGAGGTGGAACGGGGCCAGAAGGAGGCGTCGAGCGAACTGCTCGCGTCCATCTGCCAGGCCCTGGACCTTCCGCTCGGCGAACTGCTGCACAACGTGGCGGCGGACGTTTCGGCCCTCGACAACGTCGAGGTCGCACCGGTCGACGAGCGGATCGTGGAAGGCGCGCCCCGGGAAAAGCGGGGTGCCGAGGCCTCGGCGGCCGGGATCGAAGGCGGCCGCCTGATGTCCGAGCTGATCGGGAACGACCTCGCCGACCTGCGGGTTTCCCCGGCACCGAGGATGAACACGACATTGCGGACGACGATCGGCCAGCCCAAGCTGGCCTCGACGATCGCCGCCTGA
- a CDS encoding PspA/IM30 family protein, translating into MANPFVKFWKYMMAAFSSKIDEHADPKVQIQQAIEEAQRNHQALTQQAASVIGNQRQLEMKLNRQLGDVEKLQASTRQALVLADEARSKGDEQKAVEFENAAESFATQLVTAEQNIEDLKTLHDQSLQAAAQAKKAVERNSQMLQQKLAERTKLLSQLEQAKMQEQVSASLNQMSQLAAPGNTPSLEEVRDKIEKRYTTALGSAELAQNSVQGRMMEVQASTTQLAGQSRLQQIRASMHGDSVAQVTDGGAAAQKPASSSADIQREIQARVQAEQGKNPA; encoded by the coding sequence ATGGCCAACCCGTTCGTGAAGTTCTGGAAGTACATGATGGCGGCGTTCTCGTCGAAGATCGACGAACACGCCGACCCGAAGGTACAGATCCAGCAGGCCATCGAGGAGGCGCAGCGCAACCACCAGGCGCTGACGCAGCAGGCCGCCTCCGTGATCGGCAACCAGCGGCAGCTGGAGATGAAGCTCAACCGGCAGCTCGGCGACGTCGAAAAGCTGCAGGCGTCCACCCGGCAGGCGCTGGTCCTCGCGGACGAGGCCCGCAGCAAGGGTGACGAGCAGAAGGCCGTCGAGTTCGAGAACGCCGCGGAGAGCTTCGCGACGCAGCTCGTCACGGCCGAGCAGAACATCGAGGACCTGAAGACGCTGCACGACCAGTCGCTGCAGGCGGCGGCCCAGGCCAAGAAGGCCGTGGAGCGCAACTCGCAGATGCTGCAGCAGAAGCTGGCCGAGCGCACGAAGCTGCTCTCGCAGCTGGAGCAGGCGAAGATGCAGGAGCAGGTCTCCGCTTCGCTGAACCAGATGAGCCAGCTGGCCGCGCCGGGCAACACGCCGTCGCTGGAAGAGGTCCGCGACAAGATCGAGAAGCGCTACACCACGGCGCTGGGCTCGGCGGAGCTGGCGCAGAACTCGGTCCAGGGGCGCATGATGGAGGTCCAGGCCTCCACCACGCAGCTGGCCGGCCAGTCGCGGCTGCAGCAGATCCGCGCGTCGATGCACGGTGACTCGGTCGCGCAGGTGACCGACGGCGGCGCGGCGGCCCAGAAGCCGGCGAGCAGCTCGGCCGACATCCAGCGCGAGATCCAGGCGCGCGTCCAGGCCGAACAGGGCAAGAACCCGGCCTGA
- the pspM gene encoding phage shock envelope stress response protein PspM yields the protein MGQQGRRRDFGELSAKLEKHIEKLPDYAVRAQEKLQKVQKYFPPAEQAGGKSPRPNPLQRPPVRRPDMTASLSSMASQVPAFAEARAKWDRWNHPAAKLERRKRRTAKALTLWILLTILCGVVTVAAAVGWISPTGAAMMPQAITAFAGVVIFGTFSVRSGLKLRELKRTPIPAAPAGPPPLPPARSAAREPMERLAECEASLGELLRQLSVPSPVGTVPVAEVSVADARQTASDAAAALRGLAARIQAIERGRDSAPAREKAALDAAVGKLREQLDDGIEGYRGLVAAAGHTVAASSDGLVTSKQDLTDATDRLAGLAMALRELS from the coding sequence ATGGGGCAGCAGGGCAGGCGGCGCGACTTCGGCGAACTGAGCGCCAAGCTGGAGAAGCACATCGAGAAGCTGCCCGACTACGCCGTGCGCGCCCAGGAGAAGCTCCAGAAGGTGCAGAAGTACTTCCCGCCGGCCGAGCAGGCCGGCGGGAAGTCCCCGCGCCCCAACCCGCTGCAACGGCCACCCGTGCGGCGGCCGGACATGACGGCCTCGCTCTCGTCGATGGCCAGCCAGGTCCCGGCGTTCGCCGAGGCCAGGGCCAAGTGGGACCGCTGGAACCACCCGGCCGCGAAGCTCGAACGCCGCAAGCGCCGGACGGCGAAAGCCCTGACGCTGTGGATCCTCCTCACGATCCTGTGCGGCGTCGTCACCGTGGCGGCCGCCGTGGGCTGGATCAGCCCCACCGGTGCCGCGATGATGCCGCAGGCGATCACGGCGTTCGCCGGGGTCGTCATCTTCGGTACGTTCAGCGTCCGGTCCGGCCTCAAGCTGCGTGAGCTGAAGCGCACGCCGATCCCGGCGGCGCCGGCCGGACCGCCGCCGCTGCCACCCGCCCGCTCGGCGGCTCGCGAACCCATGGAACGGCTCGCCGAGTGCGAGGCGTCGCTGGGCGAGCTGCTGCGCCAGCTTTCGGTGCCGTCCCCGGTGGGCACGGTCCCGGTGGCCGAGGTGTCGGTCGCGGACGCCCGGCAGACAGCGAGCGACGCGGCCGCGGCACTGCGCGGCCTGGCCGCCCGCATCCAGGCGATCGAGCGCGGCCGCGACTCCGCGCCGGCGCGCGAGAAGGCCGCGCTGGACGCCGCGGTCGGCAAGCTCCGCGAACAGCTCGACGACGGCATCGAGGGCTACCGCGGCCTGGTCGCCGCGGCGGGCCACACGGTCGCCGCGTCCAGCGACGGCTTGGTGACGTCGAAGCAGGACCTCACCGACGCGACGGACCGCCTGGCGGGGCTGGCGATGGCGCTGCGCGAGCTGTCCTGA